TGTCCCGGGGCGGACACGTTTGTACGACCCACATTCCCGTGGGTCGGAACAGATCCGCGCCGCAGGTTCCACTGCACGCCGAGACCCCCCAGTCCACATCCATTCATCAGCAAGAAAGGCCGTGATGACGGATCAAGTAACCCAGAAGCCGACGGCACCTTCCATGGTGCCGGAGTCTGTTATTTCAGACATCCTGGAAAAGAACCCTGAACTCGAGGGCATCGGTACATACGAGTACGGATGGGCAGACTCCGACGTCGCCGGCGCCACCGCCCGGCGCGGCCTGAGCGAGGAAGTTGTCCGCGACATCTCGGCTAAGAAGAATGAGCCGCAGTGGATGCTGGACCTTCGCCTCAAGGGCCTGAAGTACTTCGACCGGAAGCCCATGCCGACCTGGGGCGCAGACCTCTCCGGCATCGACTTCGACAACATCAAGTACTTCGTGCGTTCCACGGAGAAGCAGGCCAACACCTGGGAAGACCTCCCCGAGGATATCCGTAACACCTACGAAAAGCTTGGCATCCCCGAGGCCGAGCGCGGCCGCCTGGTGTCCGGCGTCGCCGCCCAGTACGAGTCCGAGGTGGTCTACCACCAGCTCCGCGAGGACCTGGAGCGCCAGGGTGTCATCTTCCTGGATACGGACACCGCACTGAAGGAACACCCGGAGATGTTCCAGGAGTACTTCGGCACGGTCATCCCGGTTGGCGACAACAAGTTCGGCTCGCTGAACACTGCCGTGTGGTCCGGCGGATCCTTCGTCTACGTCCCCAAGGGCGTCCACGTGGAAATCCCGCTGCAGGCCTACTTCCGCATCAACACGGAAAACATGGGTCAGTTCGAGCGCACGCTGATCATTGCGGACGAGGATTCCTACGTCCACTACATCGAAGGCTGCACCGCACCGATCTACACCTCGGACTCACTGCACTCCGCCGTCGTGGAAATCATCGTGAAGAAGGGCGCCCGCGTCCGTTACACGACCATCCAGAACTGGTCCAACAACGTCTACAACCTGGTCACCAAGCGTGCCATTGCACACGAGGGCGCCACCATGGAGTGGATCGACGGCAACATCGGTTCCAAGGTCACCATGAAGTACCCGGCTGTATACCTGGTCGGCGAGCACGCCAAGGGTGAGACCCTGTCCATCGCCTTCGCCGGCGAGGGCCAGCACCAGGACACCGGATCCAAGATGGTCCACATTGCCCCCAACACCAAGAGCTCCATCATCTCCAAGTCCGTGGCCCGCGGCGGCGGCCGCGCCGCCTACCGCGGCCTGGTCCAGGTCCGCGAAGGCGCCACGCACTCGGCCAACACCGTGCGCTGCGACGCCCTGCTGGTGGACACCATCTCCCGCTCGGACACGTACCCGTACGTGGACATCCGCGAAGATGACGTCACCATGGGCCACGAAGCCACTGTTTCCCGCGTCAGCGAGGAGCAGCTGTTCTACCTCATGTCCCGCGGCCTTCCCGAGGACGAGGCAATGGCAATGATCGTGCGCGGCTTCATCGAGCCGATTGCACGCGAACTGCCGATGGAATACGCCCTTGAACTCAACCGCCTCATCGAACTCCAGATGGAAGGAGCCGTCGGTTAATGTCGAAGCTTAACGACGTCGTCGAAACCGTGACCGAAAAGGTCAGCAATGTAGTGGAGGAGGTCAAGGCGAAGGTTGTTTCCCCGAAGGAAACCAACCGGATGCGCATTGACGGCTTCACCGAGGAAGGCGAAAACCTTTCCCCGCTGAACGATGACTCCTCACCGCTGGGCGGCGACAGCAGCAAGTCCCACAGCCACGGCGGCGGAGAGGGCATCCCGGACAGCTCGCGCGCCGGACGCACCACGTCCTTCCACCGGGCTGACTTCGGCAAACTGACCGGCCGTGAAGAAGACTGGCGGTTCACCCCGCTCAAGCGCCTGCGCGGACTGCACACCGCGGACCTGGACGGTACGGCTCCCGAGCTGGCCGTCGTCGCGCCGGACGGCGTGCGGGTGGAGAGCATTGCCCGCACCGACGCCCGCGTCGGTTCGGCCGGCATCCCCGAAGACCGGGTTGCCGCTGCCGCATGGGAAGACTTCCGCGAGGCCACGTCCGTGACCATCCCCGCCGAGACTGTTATTGACGGCAGCGTCACGCTGACCATCAACGGCGTCAGCAAGGACCCGGCCGCCCAGCACATCGTCATCACTGCGGAGAAGTTCTCCAAGGGTGTTGTGGTCCTGGACCACAAGGGCTCGGCCGTGCTGTCGCAGAACGTCGAGATTGTTGTCGAAGACGGCGCAGAACTCACCGTTGTTTCGGTCCAGGACTGGGACGACGACGCCGTGCACGCCTCCGCGCAGTACGCGAAGATTGGCCGCGACGCGAAGTTCAAGCACGTCGTCGTCAGCCTCGGCGGCGACCTGGTGCGTGTCACCCCGTCCTCCAAGTTCACCGCCACCGGCGGCGACGTGGAAATGTTCGGCCTGTACTACGCAGACGCCGGCCAGCACCTGGAGCAGCGCCTCTTCGTGGACCATGCAGTGGCCAACTGCAAGTCCCGCGTGATGTACAAGGGCGCCCTGCAGGGCCGCGACGCGCACACCGTGTGGGTTGGCGACGTCCTGATCCGCAAGGAAGCAGAAGGCACCGACACGTACGAGGTCAACCGCAACCTGCTGCTGACCGACGGCGGCCGTGCCGACTCCGTGCCGAACCTTGAAATCGAGACCGGGCTCATTGAGGGTGCCGGCCACGCCAGCGCCACCGGCCGGTTCGACGACGAGCACCTGTTCTACCTGATGGCACGCGGCATCCCCGAGGACACCGCCCGCCGCCTGGTGGTCCGGGGCTTCCTCACCGAGATCATCCAGCAGATCAAGGTTCCCGCCCTGGAAGAGCGT
This Arthrobacter sp. zg-Y20 DNA region includes the following protein-coding sequences:
- the sufB gene encoding Fe-S cluster assembly protein SufB, whose translation is MTDQVTQKPTAPSMVPESVISDILEKNPELEGIGTYEYGWADSDVAGATARRGLSEEVVRDISAKKNEPQWMLDLRLKGLKYFDRKPMPTWGADLSGIDFDNIKYFVRSTEKQANTWEDLPEDIRNTYEKLGIPEAERGRLVSGVAAQYESEVVYHQLREDLERQGVIFLDTDTALKEHPEMFQEYFGTVIPVGDNKFGSLNTAVWSGGSFVYVPKGVHVEIPLQAYFRINTENMGQFERTLIIADEDSYVHYIEGCTAPIYTSDSLHSAVVEIIVKKGARVRYTTIQNWSNNVYNLVTKRAIAHEGATMEWIDGNIGSKVTMKYPAVYLVGEHAKGETLSIAFAGEGQHQDTGSKMVHIAPNTKSSIISKSVARGGGRAAYRGLVQVREGATHSANTVRCDALLVDTISRSDTYPYVDIREDDVTMGHEATVSRVSEEQLFYLMSRGLPEDEAMAMIVRGFIEPIARELPMEYALELNRLIELQMEGAVG
- the sufD gene encoding Fe-S cluster assembly protein SufD; translation: MRIDGFTEEGENLSPLNDDSSPLGGDSSKSHSHGGGEGIPDSSRAGRTTSFHRADFGKLTGREEDWRFTPLKRLRGLHTADLDGTAPELAVVAPDGVRVESIARTDARVGSAGIPEDRVAAAAWEDFREATSVTIPAETVIDGSVTLTINGVSKDPAAQHIVITAEKFSKGVVVLDHKGSAVLSQNVEIVVEDGAELTVVSVQDWDDDAVHASAQYAKIGRDAKFKHVVVSLGGDLVRVTPSSKFTATGGDVEMFGLYYADAGQHLEQRLFVDHAVANCKSRVMYKGALQGRDAHTVWVGDVLIRKEAEGTDTYEVNRNLLLTDGGRADSVPNLEIETGLIEGAGHASATGRFDDEHLFYLMARGIPEDTARRLVVRGFLTEIIQQIKVPALEERLTDAVERELEASGAY